In the Campylobacter showae genome, one interval contains:
- a CDS encoding prephenate dehydrogenase produces the protein MKIGIVGLGLIGGSLGLSLKNEKLISCVSGMDLSKEHEKQAIKLGLVHEILTLEQMKQKCDMIFLAIPVEGIIKIVKEFEGIGENTTIVDLGSTKQKIIEAVPESIRQNFIPAHPMAGTEYSGPTAAFSGLFKDAVVAICDFKESGEMHVKRSVELFSHLGMKIIFMSAAEHDHHASVISHLPHAISFSLASSVLKKENKKNIIALSGTGFNGMIRIAKSSPVMWTDIFKQNKQNLINSIDLFKKELDECENLIKNEQWDELREWMGEARKIREIL, from the coding sequence ATGAAAATCGGTATCGTAGGCCTAGGACTCATCGGCGGCTCGCTAGGTCTTAGCCTAAAAAACGAAAAACTAATCAGCTGCGTTAGCGGCATGGATCTAAGCAAAGAGCACGAAAAACAGGCGATCAAGCTCGGTCTCGTGCATGAAATTTTGACACTTGAGCAGATGAAGCAAAAGTGCGATATGATATTTCTAGCCATCCCCGTAGAAGGCATCATCAAAATCGTCAAAGAATTTGAAGGTATCGGCGAAAACACGACCATCGTCGATCTTGGTAGCACCAAGCAAAAAATAATCGAGGCCGTGCCAGAGAGCATCAGGCAAAATTTCATCCCCGCTCACCCGATGGCGGGCACCGAGTACTCCGGCCCGACTGCCGCGTTTTCTGGGCTTTTTAAAGACGCCGTCGTAGCTATCTGCGACTTTAAAGAAAGCGGCGAGATGCACGTCAAGCGCTCGGTCGAGCTCTTTTCGCACCTAGGCATGAAAATCATTTTTATGAGCGCGGCGGAGCACGATCATCACGCCAGCGTCATCTCTCACCTACCCCACGCTATCAGCTTTTCGCTAGCTAGCAGCGTACTAAAAAAGGAAAACAAAAAAAATATCATCGCACTAAGCGGCACGGGATTTAACGGCATGATCAGGATCGCAAAAAGCTCGCCAGTGATGTGGACGGATATCTTTAAACAAAACAAGCAAAATTTGATAAATTCGATAGACCTTTTCAAAAAAGAACTTGACGAATGCGAAAATTTAATCAAAAACGAGCAGTGGGACGAGCTGCGAGAATGGATGGGCGAAGCTAGAAAAATACGCGAAATTTTATAA